From the genome of Vicia villosa cultivar HV-30 ecotype Madison, WI linkage group LG2, Vvil1.0, whole genome shotgun sequence, one region includes:
- the LOC131649460 gene encoding uncharacterized protein LOC131649460, which translates to MLEMVKVDVVRFVEDFHDKARLTKGCTSSFNALIPKVNNPQSLSEYKPICLVGSLYKILAKLLAGRLRSRIRKLVSNNQTIFVLGRNIVDGVLVVNEMLELAKREKRSCVVLKLDFEKDYDRVS; encoded by the coding sequence ATGTTGGAGATGGTTAAGGTTGATGTTGTTAGATTTGTGGAGGATTTTCACGACAAGGCTAGGCTAACGAAAGGCTGCACTTCGTCCTTCAATGCCCTTATTCCTAAAGTCAATAATCCTCAATCCTTGTCCGAATATAAACCGATTTGTCTAGTGGGAAGTTTGTATAAAATTCTTGCTAAACTCTTGGCGGGAAGGTTGAGAAGTCGTATAAGGAAGTTGGTGTCGAACAATCAAACGATCTTTGTTCTAGGAAGAAACATTGTGGATGGAGTTCTCGTAGTTAATGAGATGTTGGAACTAGCTAAAAGAGAAAAACGGAGTTGTGTAGTTTTGAAATTAGATTTTGAAAAAGATTACGATCGTGTTAGTTGA
- the LOC131649461 gene encoding uncharacterized protein LOC131649461, producing MYVLDKMGFGARWLRWMEDCIFDSSMSVIINSSTTKDFKVEKCLRQGDPLFSFLFVLVMEVLTPLMRKSIVIGDFRGFKINEVAEVNMLQFTDDSILLVEGDTASLWTMNSILRGF from the coding sequence ATGTATGTTTTAGACAAGATGGGTTTCGGGGCTAGATGGTTAAGATGGATGGAAGACTGCATTTTTGATAGTAGTATGTCCGTCATTATCAACAGTAGCACTACTAAGGACTTCAAGGTTGAGAAATGTTTACGACAAGGAGATCCCTTGTTCTCTTTTTTGTTTGTGTTGGTCATGGAGGTCCTCACGCCTTTAATGAGAAAGTCGATTGTCATTGGTGATTTTCGGGGGTTTAAGATCAACGAAGTAGCGGAAGTGAATATGCTTCAATTCACGGATGACAGCATCCTATTGGTGGAAGGAGACACCGCGAGCTTGTGGACTATGAACTCTATTCTCAGGGGTTTTTAG
- the LOC131649462 gene encoding uncharacterized protein LOC131649462 yields the protein MIVVSMNMRGGGSSAKRKRVASLIQKGGPEICFLQETKLSSLSSRMVKELWGDENVEWSVSDSVGASGGILTMWKKDYFDLIYSFRDEGFLGLCVEKLGNLIYFVNVYASCDRIIRRRTWKRLIEIKNNNKEGSWCIGGDFNSVSSSEERVGVSKGNNNKEIEIFKSFIEMMEVVDVPTIGGKFT from the coding sequence ATGATAGTGGTCTCTATGAATATGAGAGGGGGAGGCAGTAGTGCAAAGAGGAAGAGAGTGGCTTCTCTAATTCAAAAAGGGGGACCTGAGATTTGTTTTTTACAAGAGACAAAATTGAGTAGCTTGAGCAGTAGGATGGTTAAGGAATTGTGGGGTGATGAGAATGTTGAATGGTCTGTTTCGGATTCGGTAGGGGCGTCAGGAGGCATCTTAACAATGTGGAAGAAGGATTATTTCGATCTAATTTACAGCTTTCGAGACGAAGGTTTTCTAGGCCTTTGCGTTGAAAAATTAGGAAATCTAATCTACTTCGTTAATGTGTATGCTTCTTGTGATAGGATTATTAGAAGAAGGACATGGAAGAGGTTAATAGagataaaaaataacaataaggAGGGTTCTTGGTGTATAGGAGGGGACTTCAATTCCGTTTCTTCTAGCGAGGAACGGGTAGGAGTTTCAAAAGGCAACAACAACAAAGAGATAGAGATTTTCAAGAGTTTCATCGAGATGATGGAGGTGGTGGATGTTCCTACAATAGGAGGCAAGTTTACCTAG